The Haladaptatus cibarius D43 genome window below encodes:
- a CDS encoding DUF4129 domain-containing protein — translation MDSDTARTLVIALLCVLAITLAAATLNTAVTNDGGGLGTGTGSSFGSDEGDDRSSRESAERGELSSPFEFPCYPTLNSPTAIALILGLFFLAVGIGYWRMGTLGAIAVIGPLGIPLLLLHALLTSCEAPTFDGPSSALPNSSNSTLPGGGSLGSADGATSVLTPSVALFVILGIALVGALVLLVKSSSGTEPETSTSEEVPDEEDIAAVGRAAGDAADRIESDASVENEVYRAWREMTTHLDVSDPKSSTPGEFAATAMAAGIAREDVTELTNIFEEVRYGGEDATGEREERAVAALRRIERTYAEDDE, via the coding sequence GTGGACTCTGACACCGCCCGAACTCTCGTAATCGCCCTCCTCTGCGTACTCGCTATCACTCTCGCCGCCGCGACGCTGAACACCGCCGTCACGAACGATGGTGGTGGTCTCGGTACAGGAACCGGTTCGAGCTTTGGCTCTGATGAGGGTGATGACCGCTCAAGTAGGGAGAGTGCAGAACGAGGGGAACTGTCATCTCCGTTCGAATTCCCGTGCTATCCAACTCTCAACTCACCGACCGCGATAGCACTTATTCTCGGACTCTTTTTCCTCGCCGTGGGAATCGGCTACTGGCGAATGGGAACACTCGGTGCTATCGCCGTCATCGGCCCTCTCGGCATCCCGTTGTTGCTTCTCCACGCCCTGCTGACCTCGTGTGAGGCGCCGACGTTCGACGGCCCCAGTTCCGCTTTGCCGAACAGTTCAAACAGCACTCTGCCGGGCGGCGGTTCCCTCGGGTCGGCTGACGGCGCGACGAGCGTGCTAACACCGTCTGTGGCCTTGTTCGTCATCCTCGGAATCGCTCTCGTGGGCGCGCTTGTCCTCCTCGTGAAGAGTTCGAGCGGAACCGAACCGGAAACCTCAACGAGTGAAGAAGTACCCGACGAAGAGGACATCGCTGCGGTCGGACGCGCGGCGGGCGACGCGGCGGACAGAATCGAATCCGACGCGAGCGTCGAAAACGAAGTGTACCGGGCGTGGCGCGAGATGACGACGCACCTCGACGTTTCCGACCCGAAATCGAGCACGCCGGGTGAGTTCGCCGCGACCGCGATGGCCGCCGGAATCGCCCGCGAGGACGTGACCGAACTGACGAACATCTTCGAGGAGGTGCGGTACGGCGGCGAGGATGCGACCGGCGAACGCGAAGAGCGGGCCGTGGCCGCTCTTCGCCGAATCGAGCGAACCTACGCGGAGGACGACGAATGA
- a CDS encoding DUF58 domain-containing protein — MTLRETNRWYGVSAIALLAAAVGTIFGSPETLLAGVIGVAFAAYARTATPSEATLNLARTVSDTDPQPGDEIQIEVEIENTGEKILPDIRVIDGVPEGLRVTAGSPRLGTALRPGKKAVFSYTVESVRGEHDFAPAQVLARDFSGAVEHEFDLADETTVTCTPQFETTAEDVPLREQTIRHTGRIATREGGTGVEFFSTREYRPGDPLSRIDWKRKARTGELTTVEFREEQTATVVLLVDVRADAYLTHDTDDPGAVEHSVRAVGDAFSALLDNGDRVGIASFGPEELWLSPGTGEYHRAEARELLSHAEAFSRKPPEGAFYSTLKLRWLRRRLPSDAQVVFFSPLCDSFAPEIARRLDATGHAVTVISPDPTNDGTTGQRLAWAERQHRLQSLRASGIRVVDWSTDDSLGITMARANRRWRR, encoded by the coding sequence ATGACGCTCCGAGAAACGAACCGCTGGTACGGCGTGAGCGCAATCGCGCTGCTCGCCGCGGCGGTCGGGACGATTTTCGGCAGTCCGGAGACGCTCCTCGCGGGCGTCATCGGCGTCGCGTTCGCGGCCTACGCCCGAACCGCGACGCCATCGGAGGCGACTCTCAATTTGGCGCGAACCGTCAGCGACACCGACCCGCAACCCGGCGACGAAATCCAAATCGAAGTGGAAATCGAAAATACGGGGGAGAAAATCCTCCCCGACATCAGAGTCATCGACGGCGTGCCAGAAGGACTGCGCGTAACTGCGGGGTCGCCCCGTCTCGGCACCGCACTTCGCCCCGGCAAGAAGGCCGTGTTTTCCTACACCGTCGAATCGGTTCGCGGCGAACACGACTTTGCCCCGGCGCAGGTGTTGGCCCGCGACTTCAGCGGCGCGGTCGAACACGAGTTCGACCTCGCGGATGAAACGACAGTCACCTGTACGCCACAGTTCGAAACCACGGCGGAGGACGTGCCCCTCCGCGAGCAGACGATTCGGCATACAGGCCGGATTGCGACCCGCGAGGGCGGAACCGGCGTCGAGTTCTTTTCGACACGGGAGTATCGCCCCGGTGACCCCCTCTCGCGCATCGACTGGAAGCGAAAGGCACGAACCGGCGAACTGACGACGGTCGAATTTCGAGAGGAGCAAACCGCGACGGTCGTCCTGCTCGTGGACGTTCGCGCAGACGCCTATCTGACACACGACACAGACGACCCCGGTGCGGTCGAACATTCGGTTCGCGCCGTCGGCGACGCGTTCAGCGCCCTCCTCGACAACGGTGACCGGGTCGGAATCGCGTCCTTCGGCCCGGAAGAACTGTGGCTGTCGCCCGGAACCGGCGAGTACCATCGAGCGGAGGCGCGAGAACTGCTCTCGCACGCGGAAGCGTTTTCACGAAAACCGCCCGAGGGGGCGTTCTACTCGACACTGAAACTGCGGTGGCTGAGACGGCGACTCCCCTCGGACGCACAGGTGGTGTTTTTCTCGCCGCTCTGTGACTCCTTCGCGCCGGAGATTGCCCGGCGACTCGACGCCACTGGCCACGCCGTGACCGTCATCAGTCCTGACCCGACGAACGACGGAACGACCGGCCAGCGACTCGCGTGGGCGGAGCGCCAGCATCGACTCCAGTCCCTTCGAGCGAGCGGTATCCGAGTGGTGGACTGGAGCACGGACGACTCGCTCGGCATTACGATGGCCCGGGCAAACCGGAGGTGGCGACGATGA
- a CDS encoding GNAT family N-acetyltransferase, translated as MNIRELTPTDTGRVRELVESAMTTSYALSPQQIETLAEEKFGEEQLTQRIESSGTVIRVADSEEWDTIVGVVVAEQEGETGEVRWLFVDPEHRGREIGRKLFETATEALREQGAERLRATALESNTEGHQFFERFGFEEVERRRVEVGDESLVEYVYEESSSAGERTADSEEGDEGTDAAANDGFPNTESVDGETTVPTDDGRVYLDLDAEHSGTEGAFFTAYTDEAHEEQFGYYCRNCGSLNVSMDNVERIECNECGNTHASRSTEEYDDSYL; from the coding sequence ATGAACATCCGCGAACTAACCCCGACTGACACGGGGCGTGTGCGAGAACTAGTCGAAAGCGCGATGACGACATCGTACGCGCTTAGTCCACAACAAATAGAGACACTCGCCGAAGAGAAATTTGGCGAAGAGCAGTTGACACAGCGAATCGAAAGTTCGGGGACGGTTATCCGAGTCGCGGACAGCGAGGAGTGGGACACGATAGTCGGCGTCGTCGTCGCCGAACAGGAGGGCGAAACGGGCGAAGTACGGTGGCTGTTCGTTGACCCGGAACATCGGGGACGAGAAATCGGTCGAAAGCTGTTCGAAACCGCCACCGAAGCACTGCGCGAGCAGGGTGCAGAGCGACTGCGAGCGACGGCGCTCGAAAGCAACACCGAGGGTCACCAGTTCTTCGAGCGATTCGGCTTCGAGGAAGTGGAACGCCGACGAGTGGAAGTCGGTGACGAATCGCTCGTCGAGTACGTGTACGAAGAATCATCGTCGGCGGGCGAACGGACGGCGGACTCGGAGGAAGGAGACGAAGGCACCGATGCTGCTGCAAACGATGGCTTTCCGAACACGGAATCGGTGGACGGTGAAACGACCGTCCCAACGGACGACGGGCGGGTGTATCTCGACCTCGACGCAGAGCACTCCGGAACCGAGGGCGCATTCTTCACGGCCTACACAGACGAAGCGCACGAAGAGCAGTTTGGCTACTACTGTCGCAACTGTGGGTCGCTAAACGTCTCGATGGACAACGTCGAACGAATCGAATGCAACGAATGTGGTAACACCCACGCATCACGGTCTACCGAGGAGTACGACGACTCGTACCTCTAG
- a CDS encoding DUF7269 family protein, with amino-acid sequence MKDRPLITVVGILAIGGGLAVVFAPELAGFLSTGAIFVKLVGVLTLVQGLRVVQGRRNNDLLQAETDDPETNVTLPTPGTEFDERLLQVHSGPRKERFRARKKLRATLETSLVEAIVQREGCSKDEARTQLETGEWTDDAEAAAFLGGPSAPRRSWREWFRQSFGGQTRFQRRARRTADAVTEYVEETR; translated from the coding sequence ATGAAAGACCGACCGCTGATAACTGTCGTCGGCATCCTCGCAATCGGCGGCGGACTCGCGGTCGTGTTCGCTCCGGAACTCGCAGGATTCCTTTCGACGGGTGCGATTTTCGTGAAACTCGTGGGCGTGCTGACGCTCGTCCAAGGACTGCGCGTCGTCCAGGGACGACGAAATAACGACCTCTTACAGGCTGAAACCGACGACCCGGAGACGAACGTGACGCTTCCTACCCCGGGAACCGAGTTCGACGAGCGACTCCTGCAAGTTCATTCCGGGCCGCGAAAGGAGCGGTTTCGTGCGCGAAAAAAGCTCAGGGCCACGCTCGAAACCTCGCTCGTCGAAGCAATCGTTCAGCGTGAAGGTTGTTCGAAGGACGAGGCGCGGACGCAGTTGGAAACGGGGGAATGGACGGACGACGCCGAGGCGGCGGCCTTCCTCGGCGGGCCATCCGCACCGCGCCGGTCGTGGCGCGAGTGGTTCCGCCAGTCGTTCGGCGGACAAACGAGGTTCCAGCGGCGGGCGCGTCGAACCGCCGACGCGGTGACCGAATACGTGGAGGAAACCAGATGA